The nucleotide sequence TCTGAAGAATTCCAACAACTAGCTCCATGCTATGTCCTCTTTCCcattctcttaattttttttatgaggaGCTAAGTGTTTAAAGTGGACTCTTTGTCCTGCTTAGCTCCATGGCCGATTTTCAAGGAGATAAGGAGATTCTACTGACTCATTGTACAAAATTGTCCAAGTCAATAGAGCTTGAGGACGATTTTAAGGATGAGTTCTTTTAAGAAGGGTGCTAATGTTACTACATTTTACAAACTTGCTGATGGCCATTATGCATTTACAATGGACGAAGGCTTTGAAAGCAAAAATTGCAACGATAAAGCAAGAAGATTTCTGCTTTTCTAATGAGAGAGAAGGGATTTTCTATTCCTAATAGACCTTCAGCTGGAATTTCCTGAACATGAGAATCTCCATTTTGTTATGCATCACTAACATGTTAGTAATTCATGTAGTACAGGGGAGCTATGAGTCTAGCCACTTCACTGTTTTTTTAtcactattattattttttatttgtctGCATGTTTAGGATTTTCAAGGACAACTTGCATAATGGATCCAGGATTTTGGGTTGCAGAGGCCTATATAAATTCTCATGTTTGGTTTTCTAGAGCAGCTATCCATTGTTCACCTAAAATTCTGAGCATCCAAAATTGCAGCGCATATGGTTTTTGGAAAGAACAAGCACCAAAATAAAATCACGAGGATACGCCACTCCTTTATTTTTCAATATattgtggaaaaaaaaattcgacTTTGTTAACCCCCTTTACTGAGAATTGAATTATCGCATCGGCAGAACGTTCTATGTAACTTATACCTGCAAAATATTGGAATTTGCTGCGTACAACAAACTATACATTTGATGTAATAAAATACGAGATAACTGCATTTGAACCATGACTCCAATAAACAGAAAATGCAAGAAAAAATCTTTATAGCTGAAAGAACCATTCAACATATTTTCCACAACAGTTCTTGTTGATGCTTCTGCACAAACTATACCCAAAAACTGAATCAAAACTAAGACTCAAGTAGCAGCAGTAAGAAATTAATACCTGTACGATTTGAGACGCTTATAGCTGTCAGAGTTTCGCAAGCATAAGCGCCAGCTGCTCATCAGACACCTCCACTTCCGTAAGCGCACCCACGGCTTCAGCAAGCCGAGCTGCTATTTGATGCTTGCACTCCGAACAAAATGGAGACAGGTGAGTAACTGAAAAGGCCAAGAAGAAAAAACAACTGGTAAAACAAATTAGGAAGCATACACAGAGCTGTTCACCCCAGTTGACGATGTCATAGAAGAAAGAGTAGCAGGTGCAGTGGTTCTCGGGAAAGCAGATGtactcctccttcctcttcgatTCCCCTACCACCTGAAATCCCCATTTCTCTATCACTCCGAGGTATCAGCAAAGAGATTACTTGAAGTGGAAGTTGTTGGAAAATGCATAAAAAAGAAGGACCAGAAAGAGAGAACGGCCGCTGGGAGCCCCGGAGACCCTTCGGACGCCGCCCTGGTCGACGATCCTCGTCGCGCGCTCCAAGTTCTTCCCGAATAAGAAGTGCAGGCTGGATCGGGTCAGGTCGTGTTCGTTTAACATGGAGGAAAGACtcgagagggaggaaggagTGGCGGGGATGAACGGTACTCACATGGATAGGTGGTCGTCGGACACTGTGTTCGTTTGTTATGGATAAAGAGAGGGTGAGAGAGAGGCTCCAAGGAAGGAGTACGGGGAGGGGAGAGAGGAAGGGTGAGACCTGAGCGAGAGGATTTGATCTGCTCCCAGGTAGCGTTTGCGACGGCGATGCTTGCAGATGGAGCTGCCATTCCGCTCGCTTCTCCCTTTCGGCGATGGTGGGAAGGCGCACCGAAGGTGTTCGATAAAGGAGCTTAGATGAACAGTGTTCGAGGTGGAGGGGGAATTGTGAAATTAAAGGGGTCGGTCAAAAAACGTCATGACTCTACCCGAAGGTAGCACTATTCCTATGAAAGGTGGTCTGAGATCATCTTCCAATGAGAGCAATTTTTAGTGGACGAGGATTGAGAATTTCCTCGGTATGTGGGGATTGTGGTGTGGACGAGACGGTGGACCACACCTTGTTTCAGTGCACATGGGCTACGGCGACCGGCGGGAATCCCGCAAAAGGTTCGTAGCTGGAGGGACCAGTTCCTACAAGCCATGCGCCGATGCTCGGAGTCCTCTCTGCTTCGCCAGAAGGTAATTCGGATGATTTGCACATCCTACCAGATTTGGTTGGCTAGAAACGTTCAAATCTTTGGCGAACGCAGTATGTTGCCGAGACTTGTAGTGAAGAGTGCCCATATGTAAGCGGGGAGCTTAGTCACATTATACCTGTCGAAGGGACCTTGACAGCTCCGGACATATGGGATtcccaggggcggcccaatacatttgggggcctaaggcaaatccaatgaatgaggcctcttttttttaataataattttttttaataaatataaaatatttaaaaaaatgatatagaaatagatagctatcaagtgtACTATTTcaataaagatatataaatttaataaaaataggtaaaatttttttttaatttaatataatttttaaatgaaaGTAAATAAAAGTAATTGCTCAAAAAGgagggccatgaaactgattaattAACTAAGATAATGCTTGACAATagtgtttaccatgtcaagcaaaagCCGAATAGGAAATGGTTATCTCATGGCACTTCATTGTCAaggtaataaaaaaattgaacctctctataagagaaagtaggggcattatgggaaattcactccatccataaataaaagtcccatcccaccgtctccccttcaagtgagtacccaagcagcaactgcaacatcacagcacagcagccattcaactccCTCtagctccttttctctctctaccacccaagaggggagaagaaaccgagaggagaaaattaaaagaatctccaccctccaagaagtccatctctgatccccctatctttcttcccaaTGGCCcggctggatcaggagtaatgtgagggaaggaaaaccaagaccaaaaccaaaaaagagaagggatgaaagataagagtggaagACGAAGGGGGGAAGACGAGAATGGAAGGAATGAGTGTTTGTATAGCTGCAGCATCTTCCGGTGGGGGCCTTCCCtgggccgggggccttaggcgaccgcctcagtcgcctaaggctcgagccggcactGGGGATTCCTATTCTGCTTTGGCAGCATCCtgtacggtgtttttcacctgagaGCCCCACTCCTGAGTTTCCTCAAGATCAACTTCGATGGGTCTGTCTTGGACGGGGGTACGAAGGGCGGCGCGGATTTTGTTATTCGGGACCCGTCTGTTAGAGTCGTAGATGCAGAGGGCAGTCAACTCTTCAACATATCGGTCCCGAATGCGGAGCTGAGGGCCGCTTGGGCGGTCCTTAGTTACGCCCGATGTGTTTTACGGGCCAGTTTCATTATCGTGGAGGGGGATTCGGCCATGGTCATCAGTTCGGTCCGGGAGGCCTAGGGGTAATGGTAGTGCCCACCCTTTGCTTCGAGATATTTGGGCAATGGTGGGGGCTGGAGGGGCCTTATAAGCCAAGCACGTGTTTCGTGAAGCTAATGGGGCTGCGGACTGGGTGACTGCTTATGTAGCCAGTCACTCCGGTAGACCCTGTGGGCTGAAGATGGGAAGTTGCCATTGGCACTCGAAGGTATTTTGTTTttcgattttattgggtgtctCTATACTTgtcaggtatgatccacccgccttagcaaaaaaaaaaaaaaaaaccgtcaGCCTAGGTTAAATCCATAGTGAGTTAGAATTGGCCTAGATAAAAGGGGCAATTTATGACAAAATCCGTCAATCCAATtcgtaaattatttttttactaaATACGTTGAATTCTGATTTAAATCTTTCACTCATTTAACCTATTTTTAATCTAtgtaataattaaatcaaattatGATCTAACTTATTTAACTagcttaaaatttatttaatttatttaaaacctACTTAATTCatttttatcttatttaatatGATCCGCACCGttgaaatttatttaatttatttaaaaatctatttaatctatttaacccatttaattaattttgatctatttaataaataaatcgtGTTTGGATTAACAACTTTTTGGCTTGATCCGCATCCAATCTGATCCATATCAATCCAATTTGAACCAATTGTCATCTCTCTTCATCCAACTCGAATCCATATGTAGACATTAAAaagttataaaatatattactatattatatttcTTAAAAAGTCTTAACTATTTTTGAGCTCAATATGTACAATTTCAATGCTTCCTGGTCTGCTTAATACGTCAcgattaatttattttaattacatTAATTATATCTTAAGAATCGCTACTAATAACCTAACTAACTTTTACTCTAGgcccaaaaaaaattatagattgGATTGTTTGGGTTGAGGAGGCCAAGTTTAAGGTTGGTATGGATTGGCATTGGACAAAGATTTCAAGGTCTGGCTATCGTCCGACTTAAGTTGACCCCCAAGCCTATCCTCATAGACCTGTTTTTTCTCTTTAAATTTAAGAGCCATCAAGTAATTGAAAACATTATCTCCAGGGCAAGTCCAGCAAGAGAGTAGTATAGCTGTTTCTCACTTGGTTGAAATTTAGTTTATCATGTTCTATATTTTTGACttatattttgtttaatattatgaaAAGTACTActagttattttttatttatttaatttatatgaaaaattttaatttttgttgtTTTAGTTGATTCAATATATTTAATCCATACCATCTAACTTTACTAGATGTGTGATGCCTGGGGATGGGATGGacattttaaaagaaaagatgttgagcctttttttttttttttgtgtgtatcaatatatatatacgtacGCATGCACACGACTTATGACTCTGGAAAGCCATGTTCCCCATCATGGGCCACCCATCTACTACAGTACGGCTATGAGCCAATCACGGGCCGTTAGCATGGGGACCTCCAAATAAAACGACGTCGCCGACGTATCTTGTCCATGGATGCAAGCTGTTGGATACGATAATTACCGAGATAAAGGATTAACTTTGTCTTCTAGGCCTAATTATAGtcctttttttaatctttttaaagCTACTCCCAGCGTGCTACCGGACAACATAAATGCTGCTCGCCGCGTTTAAAAAACACCGACAAGAGACAGGGACAAAGGTCCCAAATCACCTCGGGATACAGCAGTAAAACCCCACCGTCATAGAACACACAGACACCTCCACTCCCAAATAATGGACTTACACGTGGATCTTTGAATCAAACTTTACCTCTTACTAGGGAACACTCAACAGTAAAACTGGTGTGTCATGTATGGAGGAAAACTGCTAATCCTCACCTCGCAATCACCCAGGACAATCACGATTTACGCAGGGATAAAAAAAAAGGCTCAAATATTTCAGAAAAGCTCGAGCATAAACTTGTCCTACTCAAACAGCAACTTGTTTCATCAAATGACGTGCCTGAATTCAGTTCAATGCAGAATGGGACCCACGACCTTTCCGAGAGACAAAACCAATTAGAATTTGCCATGTCATAGGTAACGGCAAAAGGCTGTCCAAGGCCGAACAGCTAATCCGGGCCTCTCCTACCCCTCCATCCACGCTTCCACTGAGTACTTACTGCGCTCTGCCGGCTTCGCCCTTCACGTGAagacccccccccccttctcctccctctcctgtcAGTCTCCACACCCCAATCTCTTTAGCATTTGGTTTTTGGACTCTGTTTCGCTCTCGATGGAGGAGGGCGAGGAGTGGGTTTGGGTGCGGCCGCCAACGGAGGCCGATGCGGAGTGGTGGGCCGGCGGTGGAGGCGAAACGGAGGACGCGCGGCCGCTCAAGGTCCAGTTCTCGGCGCCGGCGAAGCACTGGACGGACGCCGCTCCCATCGGCAACGGCCGCCTCGGCGCCATGGTGTGGGGCGGCGTCAACTCCGAGACGCTCCAACTCAACCGTAAACAACCACCATCCACCcattcctttctcttctttatgTTATCTAAATCCAAGAAGATAGAAGGTCGAAATGCACCTCTCTGAGATATTAGTTATCATCGCATGAATTCGTCGTATATTAAAAATTTTGTTCTGCTTTATTATAATGATCGAAGAATATTTGCGAGACGGCAAACAAGTAATTAACTAGAGGTTGTTTCTTTTCAGATTTTAGATTGCTCTATCGGTAAATAGCACTTGCTCTTGACATGTTGAATAATGATTAATGAAATTTTGTATATAAAGAtgttctcttcttgtttttatctcGAGGATATCATACAATGTCGCCCGATTTTTTCTGATCTCTTTTCACTTTATATATGTGCTGATATAGATCTCTACAAACAATCTTCATATTTGCTTGATCCCCTGCCCCAAACCtagttctttttcattttttttcttggcaTCCAATAATAAAGTTCATGGTGTTCTTGTGTGATTTCTCATGTAGATGATACTTTATGGACTGGTGTACCTGGTAACTATACAGACCCAGATGCACCTGCTGTTCTTTCCAAAGTTAGGGAACTTGTTGACAATGGACAATATGCAGAAGCCACCTCAGCAGCTTTTGGCTTGTCCGATCATCCGTCAGATGTATGTATGCTAATTTGCTTTCGCACAGCTAAATTTGTGGTTTTCTATGGCAATACACTTATTCTTGCTTGTAGGTCTTGCTTCCTTGTATGCTGAAATGGTAGTAATAACTCTTGGTAAGTCAGTTCCCCATGCAAGTGCTAGGCCTGTTCCCAGAACGAAGGACTTTTAACTAAACGGAGGTTTAGAAGAATAGTAAGTATCATGCACATGTATGAGAAAGGGTACATTCTCCTAGAACTGGGAAGGGACTCTTGTTGGTCACCTCTTAGAAATGATTTAAAAATAGATAGGATTGATGACTACATAATGTTCATTCAGGCCAAGTTATCTATTGAACGGACTAGTATACATTTCTCCGTGACAAAAAGGCTGCTGCATGGCACTTGATCCACGAACTTTGAAATCATTGAGTTTATTGGATTGAGATCTCCATTGTTAGAATGGGAGTTATTATTTGCACCCTATGAGAAAATTTTTTCCACATAGTCAAGCAaagattaaaataatataagaaATTATATTTCTGTGGTACCATTAAGTAATAATTAGGTCAATCATTATTATAATAGAGTGTCTGAAAAGAAACCCCTAAAATATCTCCGACCAATTTTTCCCTAAAAACCGGCCATACTACAAGtaaaagaaatttaataaatttgTTCATATGTCCTTTCAACGTCAAGGAACGCCTCCTTGTTCCATGGTTTAGGATCTCATCTTGCTACTAAATAGTATATAGATTAAGTGGTTCTGCTTTACGAAGATTTCCTAAGATCCAACATCCAAACACCTTAATAAATTTAGAGATAATTTTGCTTTGTCTATCTTCTTGCTACTTTTCTTCTCAGGATTGTGAGTTGTGTATGTGGGAGTCACTTTTGGGGATTGTAGAATCATCTCCATTTTTCTCCATTGATGCGCTAATCCTAATAAAACTGGGAACTTTCATGATCTCTCCTGCTAAAACCGTGCATCTTGCCGTCCAGGAGCTTGTGTCCTAGATTAAACAGAATGGAACTACATTTTTTTGATCTcagttcttttatatatattttcctCTGAGGAAATTGGCTTCTCTCTCTGTCGTCTGTCCTGTTTACTGTTTGAAGCAGAACATGTGCCTTATACCTGAATTGGTCCATGTTGATGGAATTGACCATCTTCCTGATATTACGGCTAAATTTGCGTTCTAATTTATGTTTGTCTGATCAACATTATGATGCAATTTACGTACTTTACACGTCTAGCGGAGTTTATAAAATATGTTTCTGTATTAGTGCTTCAGTTGAATCATGGTCAATAATCAACTTTAGATTACTTGAAAGCTTGCATGATGTGCTAGTTAAGGCACATATTTCAACCTTTCTTGGCTATCATAATTCTCTGCTgaaattctttttcttattatttttaaatgaaGGTATACCAACCTCTTGGCAATATCAATATAAACTTTGGTGACTCTGATGATGCATATATGGCTTATGAAAGAGAACTTGATCTGACTACTGCAACTGTAAATGTCAAGTATATTCTTGGTGATGTAGAATTCACAAGGGAACACTTCTCCTCAAGCCCACATCAAGTGCTTGTGACAAAGATTTCTGCAAACAAATCTGGCTGTTTATCCTTTATAGTATATTTAGACAGTAAATTACACCATCATTCTAGTGCAAATAGCGCGAATCAAATAATCATGGAAGGTAGCTGTCCTGGGAAAAGAATTCCACCAAAAGGAAACGAATCTGAAAATCCGAGTGGAATTAAGTTCTCTGCTATTCTGGAATTACAGATAGGCGGTGATGACGGTAAAGTACAGGTTTTAAATGATAGGAAGTTGAAAGTTGTTGGTTCAGACTGGGCTGTATTACTTCTAGCAGCTTCTTCCTCGTTTGAAGGGCCATTCACAAAACCTTCAGATTCTAAGAAGGATCCTACATCGGCATGCTTGAACACATTGTCTTCGGTTAGGAATATGTCTTACTCTCAGCTACTTGCATATCATTTGGACGATTATCAAAATCTTTTTCATCGGGTCACCTTGCAATTGTCCAAGGTATCCAGTGATGCACTCGGAGAAAAAAGATCGGCCTTTTTAAATCAGATCACTGTTCAGAATAGTCCTGCAGATGATTGTGGTGTGTCAGGATTGGTAATACTAAACTCATCAAAAGTTTATTCTTCAGCAAAATTAATGGATGGCACTTTCAAATCTACTGCAGAAAGGGTGAAATCTTTTAAAGATGATGAGGATCCATTATTGGTGGAACTTCTATTCCATTATGGTCGTTATCTGCTTATCTCTTGTTCAAGGCCTGGGACCCAGATTGCCAACTTACAAGGAATTTGGAATAAGGACATTGAGCCGGCATGGGAGTATGCTCTTTCCCGATAATTCTACCTCTATATTATTTATACTATATTGTTTTCCCTAAATAATTAGCTCAGTGATATATGATGTTGTGGTTTCTTGATACCTTATCATGTCCCTGATTGTTAGTTGATGAGAATTTAGATATGCTAATGGTGTCATTTTTATCGTTACTATTACTACTacttattgttgttgttgttgtcattgttattattattatgctcATCATCATTGAGAGAATGGAGGGAGATCCGCTTGCACTAGAAGGCCTAAATACTTGAGAATGCACCACCCAAGATTCAAACCCAGAATCTCTAGTTCCTAAGCAAAGGTCATGCCGCCACCGCCGCCCCCACCACCGAGAAAATGGAAGGGAGACCGACTTGCACTACAATTGCTTGGTCCAAAATACTTAGAAATGCATATCCAAGATTCGAACCCAGAACTTTTGGTTGCTAAGTAAAGGGGTGTGAAGTAGATGTATGACCATGGGGATGAAGCCCACTTCATAGATATGTTGATGTTATtattccatcatcatcatcaaaatcatagagagagagagagagagagaatgggagGAAGACCTACCTATGCTATAATTACCTAGGCCCAAATACTTAGGAAGCCCAAACCTTAGCTTAAACCCCACTGTTAGACCCTAACCCAAGCCGTGGCCCATGCTTGAAGCTAACCCTTGTACCATATCTCTAGCCAGACGATTAGCTTGAACCCCATCTCCTTTGGCATATGCCTATTTATAGTAAAACTACCCCAAGTTGTACAAGCCTTGGTCTATGTTATGTGGACACTTCATTATTAAAGTTTTTGAAGTATTAACACTTTTGGATACTTGGGCATGGCTGGATAGGATGTGACATTGTTGGACactctgaattttcttgctgATGCCAGCAAAATGTGATGCCATATGGCAGTTCTATCACGCACGTGGGACTTTTAAATTCAAGTGCAAAATGTTGCAAACAAAGTGACATTATGTTTAATAAGTATCATGGTTATGTGAACACTTTAAGTGAAGTGtcaatattttttattgttttatcaaTTTAAGGGTCTTAAGTCTTAACACATCTTATGTGTATGGACATGTGTCTATCTACGTACACACTTGTCTGTGTATAGTGTTTGGCACTTGCGTTGCACATACTTCAATCAAGAAGAGGGAGCAAATATATGATGGTGATAAACAGTCTTCATAGAAGCATCAGGACTCTAACATTACTAGAAGCATTAGGACCAAGGTCcgtcgtaccggtaccggtcggcgtaccggtggcgggccggaccggtacgtaccggccggtatcggtacagtaccggccggtaccacgagctaaaaaccacagcgcctcgcgctgtggttcataaaaaaaaaaaattcgtaccggtaccaagcggtaccagccggtaccgaccggtacggactccgtaccggccggttcgcacaagAAAACCGGAGATACCGGTTTTCTTgtggttccggtaccggtctaggaccggaccggtacgtaccggcccgtaccgaccggtacgtaccggcccgtaccggccggtacgggccggtacgtcaTTCcatgattaggactctaattttgTAATCGAAAAGAATTATTGAAAGACCTCAGTTGGCAAGCAAGTTGGACTCTGATGCTTGCTCGATGTATATAGAGAAGAAATGTATACACACTTTCACTAATATGTTTATATCTATATGTACATatgaacatatatatatatatatatatatattaccatatatgtgtgtatatttatgtatgtgtgtgcctatatgtatgtgtgtcaTGCCACCATTCCTGGATGTTTGGAGGATGTCATATTTGACACTTGAGGATATGCCGAGTCTCTAGGCAACACTACCTAGTCCAGACCTATGCATAGTCTGAATGATTCATTAGGACCAAACATCATACTGATCCCACTCCAAAACTTAGTAACACAAAACTTCTACTCAGGGTTGTATGTCCATTTTGAAAACTCCTCAAGAGCTTAAACTGGTACCCACTTGTTAGGTGCTTCCTTCATGTTTTTAAAATGTTTACCTCCCCACACCCATAGGGTACCTCTCCTAAGTTTGGCAAAACAAGATAAACAACTAAATATACATTTCCCCACCACAAGCCATAAAAATTTTACCATCGTAAAGATCCATATATATCTAGGTTATGGCACCAATGTTGTTCCCAAGGTTCGCCGAACCGATATCGGAGGCTGTATCGGCCAATGACCAGTTCAATACGATAGGGGTCTATGTTGTGCCATTTCTGGGTGAACCAAAAATagtgagagggagggggagacgaagggagagggaggaagtgggaggaagggaggaaaggggggagagagggagcggGGAGGAGGGTTGCCGTGGAAGTGGGGGGAGCGAGATATAAagtgatggagagagagagaggggggagagagagaaaatcctAACTCGAATACTTGGAtagggaggggggagggaggaagaaggagagggagggagagagaggagcgGGACTCACCCGTCGGGAGAGAAAGGAGCGGCCAGAGGAGGCTTCATGAGAGTGTTGAGAGAGAGAAGCTACCGAAGGAGGCCTTTGAGGGCATTAGGAGAGAGAGGAGCAGTTGGAAAGGTTACACGGGGGCATCTGGTGAGAGGAGCGATTGCACACATTGGGATGGGGAGAGATGAGTCTCGCATATTTAAGAGGGGGAGAGACAAGCCTTGACTTAACTCATAGGCTTATATCCTGAATTGGTATGCTGAACCGTGCCGATAACTGATCGGTTTAGTTAGGTACACCCCGAACCGGCCTGTTTGGCATGGTTCGGCAATCCTTGGTTGTTCCTATTGGCCACACTTAAATCAAACTATAATGCTCCACCCTTCCGCTAATATAAAGGCCAACGTAGTCATGATCACACTTAGAATTTGCTAATAAGCCCTTCATTCATCTTACTTTATGGGCCAACCTCATCAAGAACCAAGGTTCTAGTGTTCTATATCGCATGGTGCATGGCTTATCATACTAACCTTGTGTCGTACAGTACAGTATGAAGGCTCGATGCGGCACTGTACCAACCCATGGGATAGCTACTATGCCATCTCTAGTAACATACTATGTATCAATACAGGGGCATTACTGTACTGACCCAATCAACACCATTAGGGTATTGGTATGGTCTCCGATACTGAGATTTGAAAACCTTGTTGGAAACCATACCAAAAAGTTAGTGACATGCCAATAATACTAGCAGTTGGTCTTTTCACAGATCCACTGAATTAAATGACTTGGTTTTCACTCTATATTTAAGCCACTTCCACACCAAACTCACCTCCTACAAGATTCAGTTGCCTACACAAAACTCTTCATGTCTGAACCTACATTATCATCCTATACAGAATCATAGCCATCGGCAAAACCTCATAACCAGATTATCTCACTGTATATAGTCCAACCATTCCAAAATGCAAATTAGAATCATTTCAATCTTCCATAACGAGGCAAGAGATTCCATTGGCCTGGTTCTAGGAAAAGTAAATGAGAGCTAGTTAGACCTCTATTTTGGAAAGTCAAGGATCTATGTATCTATATGTGCTGGTTCTTGTTTTAGGTAGGTATTCTGCTTCATCAAGTAATTCCTATTGTGAAGTAATGGAACGAAGATTACCAAgaaaatgaagagagagagaagaattgACTTCTTTATAATTGAAACTACTTTGGAATTAAAATCAACTATGGTAAACCTGATGTCTTGATGGTTGACGGAGTTAGTTGGCCTTGTATGAAAATAATGATATGCACAACTAGAGCTGGGAAAAAAATCTTCCTATGCAAAAACGGTTTACCAATAAAAAGGTTGTCACGCTATAATAATAGGAGTTTGAGCAACTCACTTTCATGAGCTGGGTTCGGGTTAGTTTAGGCCAGTTCTGGCCCTGAAACAAGTTGACCCCTCATTTCATGCCAATTCCAACATGGTACTGGCCCGGTTCAGGGCAGCATGGAAGATGCTGGTATAAGCTCAAATTACTCCCAAACAATCAAAGAACAGGTTTGGCTCATCTTTGTGCTAAAATGACCACTGAGGCACATAGAGTAGGAAttttaagaaattttcagaGGTCTATGTAAGTCTGTGACTAGTTTTTGTGCATTTGTATCAGAGTGTCGTACTCctctacttatttatttattttctctaaTATCTTCATATCTGTTGTATCTATATCCACTTTTTGGCATATTCTGCTAGGAAGTATGAGCTTATGACTCGCTTAATGAGCACCTTTTCTAATTTTAGATTGAACTTTTAGTGATTTATAATGCTTTGACCATAGAAGCATGGGTGTATAGTGAGAAACAAATGCACGTAATTTCTATGCATGGCATTGTGTTGTTTAAAATAGAAAAGCTGActgttgtttttcttcttcagtGCAGCTCCTCACTTAAACATCAATCTGCAAATGAACTATTGGCCATCCCTTTCTTGCAACCTTAGCGAATGTCAAGAACCCTTATTTGATTTCATTGCTTCTCTTGCAGTCAATGGGAGTAAAACTGCGAAAGTAAGATGTTTTTCATGCTTGACTTATCTTCAAATAATGTATCTCCTAGTAAATTGTGTGGATTCAAAA is from Phoenix dactylifera cultivar Barhee BC4 chromosome 6, palm_55x_up_171113_PBpolish2nd_filt_p, whole genome shotgun sequence and encodes:
- the LOC103705251 gene encoding uncharacterized protein LOC103705251 isoform X1; the protein is MAAPSASIAVANATWEQIKSSRSVSDDHLSILHFLFGKNLERATRIVDQGGVRRVSGAPSGRSLFLVVGESKRKEEYICFPENHCTCYSFFYDIVNWGEQLCVCFLICFTSCFFFLAFSVTHLSPFCSECKHQIAARLAEAVGALTEVEVSDEQLALMLAKL
- the LOC103705251 gene encoding zinc finger SWIM domain-containing protein 7-like isoform X2 produces the protein MAAPSASIAVANATWEQIKSSRSVSDDHLSILHFLFGKNLERATRIVDQGGVRRVSGAPSGRSLFLVVGESKRKEEYICFPENHCTCYSFFYDIVNWGEQLCCKHQIAARLAEAVGALTEVEVSDEQLALMLAKL
- the LOC113460935 gene encoding alpha-L-fucosidase 2-like isoform X2; the encoded protein is MEEGEEWVWVRPPTEADAEWWAGGGGETEDARPLKVQFSAPAKHWTDAAPIGNGRLGAMVWGGVNSETLQLNHDTLWTGVPGNYTDPDAPAVLSKVRELVDNGQYAEATSAAFGLSDHPSDVYQPLGNININFGDSDDAYMAYERELDLTTATVNVKYILGDVEFTREHFSSSPHQVLVTKISANKSGCLSFIVYLDSKLHHHSSANSANQIIMEGSCPGKRIPPKGNESENPSGIKFSAILELQIGGDDGKVQVLNDRKLKVVGSDWAVLLLAASSSFEGPFTKPSDSKKDPTSACLNTLSSVRNMSYSQLLAYHLDDYQNLFHRVTLQLSKVSSDALGEKRSAFLNQITVQNSPADDCGVSGLVILNSSKVYSSAKLMDGTFKSTAERVKSFKDDEDPLLVELLFHYGRYLLISCSRPGTQIANLQGIWNKDIEPAWDAAPHLNINLQMNYWPSLSCNLSECQEPLFDFIASLAVNGSKTAKVNYETSGWVAHQVSDIWAKTSPDRGDPLWALWPMGGAWLCTHLWEHYSFTLDKGFLENKAYPLLAGCASFLLDWLIEGPGGYLETNPSTSPEHSFIAPDGKTASVSYSSTMDMAIIKEVFSAVISSAEILGRSDSDFIKQINKALSRLPPTKIARDGSIMEWAQDFEDPEVHHRHLSPLFGLFPGHTITIEKTPDLCKAAANSLYKRGDVGPGWSTTWKMALWARLHNSEHAYKLVRQLINLVDPDHESDFEGGLYSNLFTAHPPFQIDGNFGFTAAIAEMLVQSTKHDLYLLPALPREKWAEGCVKGLKARGNVTVNVCWKKGELHEACFWSKNQNSLKRLHYRGTVATVTLSHGNIYRFNKHLKCVKTCSLKEGIFL
- the LOC113460935 gene encoding alpha-L-fucosidase 2-like isoform X1, with translation MEEGEEWVWVRPPTEADAEWWAGGGGETEDARPLKVQFSAPAKHWTDAAPIGNGRLGAMVWGGVNSETLQLNHDTLWTGVPGNYTDPDAPAVLSKVRELVDNGQYAEATSAAFGLSDHPSDVYQPLGNININFGDSDDAYMAYERELDLTTATVNVKYILGDVEFTREHFSSSPHQVLVTKISANKSGCLSFIVYLDSKLHHHSSANSANQIIMEGSCPGKRIPPKGNESENPSGIKFSAILELQIGGDDGKVQVLNDRKLKVVGSDWAVLLLAASSSFEGPFTKPSDSKKDPTSACLNTLSSVRNMSYSQLLAYHLDDYQNLFHRVTLQLSKVSSDALGEKRSAFLNQITVQNSPADDCGVSGLVILNSSKVYSSAKLMDGTFKSTAERVKSFKDDEDPLLVELLFHYGRYLLISCSRPGTQIANLQGIWNKDIEPAWDAAPHLNINLQMNYWPSLSCNLSECQEPLFDFIASLAVNGSKTAKVNYETSGWVAHQVSDIWAKTSPDRGDPLWALWPMGGAWLCTHLWEHYSFTLDKGFLENKAYPLLAGCASFLLDWLIEGPGGYLETNPSTSPEHSFIAPDGKTASVSYSSTMDMAIIKEVFSAVISSAEILGRSDSDFIKQINKALSRLPPTKIARDGSIMEWAQDFEDPEVHHRHLSPLFGLFPGHTITIEKTPDLCKAAANSLYKRGDVGPGWSTTWKMALWARLHNSEHAYKLVRQLINLVDPDHESDFEGGLYSNLFTAHPPFQIDVSLRQLQKCLSRARSMISIYSQLSHEKSGLKVVLRG